Proteins encoded by one window of Aspergillus puulaauensis MK2 DNA, chromosome 4, nearly complete sequence:
- the KRI1 gene encoding KRI1 family protein (BUSCO:EOG09262POL;~COG:J;~EggNog:ENOG410PME2;~InterPro:IPR018034,IPR024626;~PFAM:PF05178,PF12936), which yields MEPPAKKSRKLLEEDSSSDSGDESGGVPLGDSSTGDAFKINEDYARRFEHNKRREERLQLEAKLGKSEDEEESSSEDEDEDDDAELATEAVDTEIMETIKAIRSKDPRVYDQSVTFYQSLDNESAGPQNREDKQKPMTLKDYHKKNLLSGAKLDEDAEDAPKTYAQEQEDLKSAIVKEMHAAGEESGSDDEDDENEGFLVRKSAPEPVSKGEKAPEVDVENADKDPETFLSNFMSSRAWLQTGKSGLQPFESDDEEEDERAEAWEEAYNFRFEDPSKLNNQLVTHARDTTNKQSVRREEKSGRKKLREDARLKKEEEKKQRESEKSRLRKLKMAELQEKVGKIKEVAGFRASELTDEDWVKFLDDSWDDKNWEEEMQKRFDDNYYAENEAGDEKKRPKKPTWDDDIDINDLVPDFEVDENPTVEPSDVEMEDDNEEGGKKKSKTQERRDQKREARKDKLRIEEAVDRNLDLDLALLPNSAKRNDSGFRYRETSPQSFGLSALDILTADDAHLNQFAGLKKYAAFREEEKKQRDQKRLGKKARLRQWRKDTFGNEEGPREFVFGNDKASAPEQADDATDKVDIREGGPRKKRKRSKKH from the exons ATGGAGCCTCCTGCTAAAAAGTCGCGCAAGTTGCTCGAGGAGGACTCGTCTAGTGATTCTGGGGATGAGTCCGGCGGTGTTCCCCTCGGCGACTCGTCGACGGGAGATGCATTCAAGATCAACGAAGATTATGCACGCCGCTTTGAACACAATaagagaagagaggaaaggCTGCAGC ttgAGGCCAAACTAGGGAAgtccgaggatgaggaggaatcctcctccgaagacgaagatgaagacgacgacgcAGAACTGGCTACCGAAGCTGTTGACACAGAGATTATGGAAACTATCAAGGCTATTCGGTCAAAGGACCCTCGAGTTTATGATCAAAGTGTCACGTTTTATCAATCTCTCGATAACGAAAGCGCGGGCCCGCAAAATCGGGAGGACAAGCAGAAACCCATGACCCTCAAAGATTACCACAAAAAGAACTTACTGAGCGGTGCCAAACTTGAcgaggatgcagaggatGCTCCGAAAACTTATgcgcaagaacaagaagactTGAAAAGTGCCATTGTTAAGGAAATGCACGCCGCTGGTGAGGAGTCTGGatccgacgatgaggacgatgaaaaCGAAGGTTTCCTTGTTCGCAAATCAGCACCCGAACCTGTTTCAAAGGGCGAGAAAGCCCCTGAGGTGGATGTTGAAAATGCAGATAAAGACCCAGAGACGTTCCTTTCCAATTTCATGTCATCCAGGGCTTGGTTGCAGACTGGGAAATCCGGGCTCCAACCATTCGAGtccgatgatgaagaggaagatgagcgaGCAGAAGCCTGGGAAGAAGCATACAATTTCCGATTTGAAGACCCCAGTAAACTCAACAACCAGCTGGTTACCCACGCTCGTGACACAACCAATAAGCAGTCTGTccgcagagaagaaaagagcggCAGGAAGAAGCTCAGGGAAGATGCTCGAttgaagaaagaggaggagaagaaacagcgcGAATCAGAGAAGAGCCGACTACGCAAATTGAAAATGGCGGAACTTCAAGAAAAGGTTGGGAAGATCAAAGAGGTTGCCGGTTTCCGTGCATCTGAGCTCACCGATGAGGACTGGGTCAAATTCCTGGATGACTCTTGGGACGACAAAaactgggaggaggaaatgcaGAAACGGTTCGATGACAACTATTACGCAGAGAATGAGGCTGGTGACGAGAAGAAACGACCGAAGAAGCCCACATGGGATGACGACATTGATATCAACGACCTAGTACCTGACTTTGAGGTCGATGAAAACCCCACGGTTGAGCCATCCGACgttgaaatggaagatgacaacgaggagggaggaaagaagaagagcaagaccCAGGAGAGACGTGACCAGAAACGCGAGGCCCGAAAAGACAAACTTCGCATTGAAGAAGCAGTGGATCGCAATCTGGATCTCGACCTTGCCCTTCTCCCCAACTCTGCGAAGCGTAATGATTCTGGATTCCGCTACCGTGAAACATCGCCCCAGAGCTTTGGATTGTCTGCCCTTGATATTCTCACGGCTGACGACGCGCATCTCAACCAATTCGCCGGGTTGAAGAAGTATGCCGCCTTccgtgaggaggagaagaagcagcggGATCAGAAAAGGTTGGGCAAGAAAGCCCGGCTGCGGCAGTGGCGCAAGGATACATTTGGCAATGAGGAGGGACCAAGGGAGTTTGTGTTTGGTAACGACAAGGCTTCCGCTCCAGAGCAAGCCGACGACGCTACAGACAAGGTCGATATCCGAGAAGGGGGTccgcggaagaagagaaagaggtcGAAAAAGCACTAA